Genomic window (Streptomyces sp. NBC_00078):
GCGGCGAGCACGACGTGGGTGGCGTCGAGGTCCGCGTGGAGCCGCGAGGCACGCTCGCGCAGCAGGCGCGGGTCGCGGTCGCGGGCGTCGAGGAGGTCGTCCAACAGCTCACCGCGGACGCGCTGTTCGGCTTCGGCGGCCGAGCGTCTGGCGAGCAGCAGCAGCGAGGTGACCATGGCGGCCCGCTCCAGGGTGAGCTGGTCGACGGGGTCGAGGCCGGGGTGGCCGCGCAGGACGAGCGCGCCGAGCAGTTCGCCGCCGGCCGTCACGGCGGCGATCCAGTCGTCCTCGTGGCGCACCGCGTGCCCTTCGGCGCGGGACGCCTCCAGAGGTGCCGACGGCGCGTCGACGGCCTCGGTGAAGTCGACGGTTCCGTCGAGGACCTGGGAGACGGCCGCGGCCACGTCGTGCACCCCGCCGCCGCGCAGTACGAGTTCGGCGAGCCGGTCGTGGACGTCGGAGGCGCGCTCGATGACGCCGCTGCGGTCGCGGATGATCTCGTTGGCCCGCTCCAGCCCGGCGAGGGCCGAGCGGGTCTCGGTGAGGAGATTCGCGGTGTCGATGGCGGCCGCGGCCAGCGCCGCGAACGAACCGAGCAGGGCGATCTGCTCGCGTTCGAAGACCCGGGCGCGCCGGTCGGCCGCGAAGAGGACGCCGATGACGTGGTGGCCCAGCATCAGGGGCACGCCGAGGATGGCGACCAGGCCCTCGTCCCGCACGCCGGTGTCGATGGTGTGGGTGTGCTGGAAGCGGTCGTCCTTGAAGTAGTCGTCGGTGACGTACGGACGGGCGGTCTGGGCCACCAGTCCGCCGAGCCCCTCCCCCATGCCGAGCCGGAGCTGCTGGAAGCGGGCGGCGACCGAGCCCTCCGTCACCCGCATGTAGGTGTCTCCGCGGTCCGGGTCGTTCAGGCTGAGGTAGGCGACGTCCGTGCCCAGCAGTGACCGGGCGCGCTGCACGATCGCCCGCAGTACGGAGTCCAGGTCCCGCAGGCCCGCGAGGTCGTGGGCCGTCTCGAAGAGCGCGGACAGCTCGGCCTCCCGGCGGCGCCGCCCCTCCAGGTCCGCGCGCACACGCAACGCGAGCAGCTTGGCGTGTTCGAGCGCGGCGATCGCCTCGGCCGGACGCCCCTCGGCGCGCGCCAGCAGCACCGGCTGGTCGTAGGCGTCGGAGGACGCGCCCCTGGCCAGCAGCTCCAGGAACGGCGTCTCGGCGCCGGTGAGCGCCGGCCCGGCCGCTTCGGCGTCGGTGCGCTCGGCGGACTGCACGTGATCGCGAGACATGTTCACAGGATTCCTCATCCCACGGCCGCCCCGTCAGCCCTGTGGACAACTCGTGGACGCATGGATGCCTGCCTGGTCAGTGGGCGGTCCAGCCGCCGTCGAGGACAAGCGAGGTCCCGGTCACGAAGGAGGCCTGCGGGCTGCACAGATAGGCCACGGCCTCGGCGACCTCCTCCGGCTCGATCAGCCGCTTGACGGCACTGTCCTGCAGCAGCACCTCCGCCAGGACGCGCTCCGCCGGCACGCCGTGTGCCCGCGCCTGGTCCGCGAGCTGCTTCTCGACCAGTGGGGTGCGCACATAGGCGGGGTTCACACAGTTCGAGGTGACGCCGTGGGGTGCGCCTTCGAGGGCAGCGGTCTTCGACAGTCCCTCCAGGCCGTGCTTGGCGGCCACATAGGCCGACTTGTAGGCCGAGGCGCGCAGTCCGTGGACGGAGGACACGTTGACGATGCGGCCCCACCCCTGCCCGTACATGTGGGGCAGTGCTCCGCGGACGAGGCGGAACGGCGCCTCCAGCATCACCGTGAGCACGGTGTGGAAGACGTCGGTCGGGAACTCCTCTATGGGGCGCACCAGTTGCAGCCCTGCATTGTTGACGAGGACGTCGGTGCCCGCGGCGGCGTGCTCGGCCGCGTCGAGGTCGGTGAGATCGAGGACGTGCGGTTCGACGGCGCCCGCGAGCCCCCCGGCCTGCTCGGCGAGCGACTCCAGTCCCGTGGCGTCCCGGTCGACCGCTCTCACCTTGGCCCCGGCGGCCGCGAGGCGCAGCGCGCAGGCGCGGCCGATGCCACCGGCGGCACCGGTGACCAGGGCGGTGCAGCCGCCGAGGTCGAGGGAGGGAGTGTGGGGAGCCGGGAGGGCGCTGGGCGGGGTCATATGCTGACCCTAAGCAGCACCCCCCTCTCCCCACATATGGTCACGCCCCATACTTCATTCAGAACTCATAGGGTCAAACCATGTGGGTTCGTCGCACAGTGCCTGCTTGATCCGGAAGTGGTGGTACTCGGTCAACGGGGGCAGCGCGTCGAGCGCGAACCAGCCGACCTGCAGGGACTCGTCGTCGTTCACCCGGGCCTCGCCGCTCACCGCCCGCGCACGGAAGCAGATGTCCATGAACTGGCAGATGTCGCCGTTGGGATAGGTGACCTGCCCCCCGGACCGCACCGCGACCAGGCGTTCGACGACGCATTCGACGCCCGTCTCCTCGTACACCTCCCGCACGACTGCGGCGGCGGGCTGCTCGCCCGGGTCGGGGATGCCGGAGATCAACGCCCATTCGAGGTTGTCCGAGCGCTGCCCCAGCAGGATCCTGCCCTCGTCGTCGAAGACGACGGCACTGACGCCGGGGAGCCAGAGCAGCTGGTGCCCCGAGGTTGCCCGGATCTCGCGGATGAAGTCAGGAGTTGGCATGACACCGACCCTAAAGGGCCGGTGCACAGGCCTCCGGCGCCTTTCACGGGGCGTGCGCCGGGCGTACGGTTACACGCTCCGGGCGCGCCGCCCGCGCACACCGGCGCCGATCGCCCACCCGAGCCCGCCCGCGGCGACCAGCACCAGGGCCATCTCCGGCAGGGTTCCCAGCCGCGTGGCAGGCGTCTCGCTCGACCGCAGCGGCACCTTCTGGACCAGGTGGTCCGCGACGAACATGCCGGTCTTCTGCGTGATCTTCCCGTCCGGCATGATGATCGCGCTGACGCCGCTGGTCACCGGCACGGTGACGGTCCGGCTGTGTTCGACGGCGCGGACGCGGGACATGGCGAGCTGCTGGTAGGTCATCTCGCTGCGGTCGAAGGTCGCGTTGTTGCTCGGTACGGAGATGATCTGCGCGCCGTCGGTGACCTCGGAGCGCACAGCCCAGTCGAAGGCCGCTTCGTAGCAGGTGACCAGGCCGACCTTGGCGTGGTCCATGGTGAACACCCCGGGCTTGGTGCCCCGGCTGAAGTCCTGGCGAACCATCGAGGTCCAGTTGCTGTTGATCGCGCCGATGAGCGAGCGCAGCGGCAGGTACTCGCCGAACGGCTGGATCTGCCGCTTGTCATACGTGTCGAGGGGGCCCTTCCTGGGGTCCCACAGGATCTGCTCGTTGTACAGCTTGCCGTCCCGCTCGACGACACCGCCGACCGAGATGGGCACGCCGATCGCTTTGGCCGCGCCGTCGATGACGGCGTACGCGTCGGCGTTGTCGAAGGGGTCGACGTCGGAGGAGTTCTCCGGCCACAGCACGAAGTCGGGCTTGGCGATCTTGCCCGCCTTGACCTCGGCGGCCAGGCGCAGGGTCTCGCGCGCGTGGTAGTCGAGCACGGCCCGTCGCTGGGCGTTGAACTCAAGCCCGGAGCGCGGCACGTTGCCCTGGATGACCGCGACGGTCGAGGAGCCGTCCTCGGCGTTGTCGCTGACCAGCGAGCGGGCGGCCACCGCGCCGGCCACCGGCACGGCCAGGCTCAGCAGGGCGACGGCCGCGGCCGACCGCCGGACGTCCCGGTTGCGCCGGGCATCCTGGGCCAGCCGTACCACCTCGTACAGGCCGAAGCCGCACAGGACGACGGCGAAGCCGAGCACCGGGGTGCCGCCCACCGCGGCCAGCGGCAGGAAGACGCCGTCGGCCTGACCGAACGCGACCTTGCCCCAGGGGAAGCCGTTGAACGGCACACGCGCGCGTGCGGCCTCGCCCGCGATCCACATCGCGGCCGCCCACACCGGCCACGCGGGCAGCTTCGAAACCAGGGTGACGCCCGCGCCGACCAGAGCGACGAAGATCGCCTCGATCGCCACCAGCGCCAGCCACGGCCCTGAGCCGACCTCCACGCCGGTCCACACGAGCAGCGGCAGCAGGAAGCCGAGGCCGAACAGGTAGCCGAGACCGAGGCCCGCCTTCCAGCTGCGCCCGCGAAGGACCCAGCCGAAGCCGGCGAAGGCCGGGACGGCCAGCCACCACAGGGTGCGCGGCGGGAAACTGACGTAGAGCAGCACTCCGGAGAGCGCCGCGGCGAGAGCCGGAACGAGGCGTACGAGGCGCGCCGAACGCGATGCGGGCGCGGCCTGCGGCTGCAACTGGTCCGACTCGTCCACGGAGGTTGCGGTGACGGTCACCCCGGGAGTGTACGGCGAGTGACCTTGCCCCGGACAGCGCGGTCCGTATGGCAGCACGGGTCATCACGCGCCGCAGCCGCCGCATCGTTCCTGCGCAACTCGGCCCAACTCATCCACAAAACCTCCATCAGCCGTTACGGTGTGCCCAGCCACAGTCGCCCGGCCGGTCACGGCCTCGGCGACCTGGGTCGTGCGAGGTCGGGGGGCTTCGGTCGGGTTCGGGGGGCTGGGTGAGTTCGACGGGGATGACGTCTGGTGCCGGTCCTGGGGAGGACGGCCAGAGGCGAAACGTTTCTGATGCAGTGGGCGTGGTGGTGCTGGGGGCTTGTGCCACCTGGTCCCTGATCACGGCGACCGTGCACGACGGTCGCCCGGAGGGCGTGCTGCTCGCGGTGCTGGCCGTGGCGGCCGGCTATGCGGCCGGGCGGATCTGCGGGGCTCTGCTGCCCGTGGCCGCGCCCTGTGCCGGAGCGCTGGCCGGAATCGGTCTGGCGGTGGCCGTTCCCCACCTCGCCCCGGGGCCTCAGATCGTCGCACCGCTCGGACACGCCGGTGCCACCGCCGCACTGCTCACCCTGTGCGCCGGCGCGACGTGCTGTGCGGCCTGGGCCGCCGAGTCACGGCCCCTGCGGTTGGCGATGGGCGCGCTGGCGGTCGGTATCACCGTGACCGCAGCTGCCCTCGGCTCGACCAGCGGGTTCGTCACCTGCACCGCCGTGCTGCTGTGCTCGCTCGCCGCCGGACGGATGCACAACCGTGGCCCGGGCATCGCGGGCCTCGCCCTGGTCGCGGCCCTGGTGACCGGCCTGACCTGGGACGTCGCCGGAAACACCCTGCCCGAGGGACTCATCACGTCCCTGGAAGGGCAGCTCACCCAGCACCGGGTCCAGCTGTGGCAGGACGCCCTGCATCTGGCACATCGCAACGCCGCCGTGGGCGTGGGCCCGGAGCGCTTCGGAGAACTGAGCACGACCGCGACCCGGACGCTGCTCTCCGACGGCAAGCCGCACTCGGCCGTGCTGCAGCAGGCGGCCGAGCAGGGTGTCGTCGGCGTGGTCCTGCTGGGGGCGTCCTTCTGCTGGGTGCTGCATGCCCTGTGGCGCTCCCCGCGCCCCACCCCGGTCGTGCTCACCGCGGGTGCGGCTCTGACGGCGCTCGCAGCGATCGCCGCGGTCGGCAACGCGTTGAGCTTCACCGCCGTGTCCGTTGGTGCGGGCCTTCTCGCGGGGCTGGCCACGGCCCGGCCGCTCGCCGACGAGTCACCACAGCAGAAGGTGGACGTACGCCCGCGCGGTGACCGGCTGACGCCGTGACGACGAGGGTCAGTGCAGCGCGCCGGTCGTGCCCGGCCGCAGGCGTTCACTGATCACCCGGACGGCTGTCTCGGCGTTGTCCACGGTGATCGTGAACGTGTGGCCGTCCCACAGACGCAGGACGACGCCCTCACCGCGCCGCACCACGACCGCGGTGCCCTTCTCGGGCCGCCAGCGGTAGCCCCAGCCGCCCCAGTGGCGCGGGTTGACGTGCGCGGCGAACTCGGCGCCGGCGACATGGGTGAGAGGGATCTTGCGGCGCGGCACACCGATGTGGCCGCAGCGCACCTCAAGGCATTCCTTGTCGAGTCTCAGATCGACATGCAGGAAGGCGAGCGTGCCGAAGAGGACCAGCAGTCCGGCGGCAATGCAGCCGACGACGGCCATGACGAGCGGGGCGATGCCCGATGTCCAGGCGGAGTCGACGGCGAGCTCGATGCCGAGCGCCATGACGGCCACGCCGGCGACCGCCGGCAGCCACTGGACCCGCTTGGTGGCGTGTCCGGTCCAGACATCCGGATGCTTGGCGTTCTCGCCGTGGGGGTGCTCCCTCATGGCTACGAGGTTACTCATGTTTCGCTGCGCGGGCACAGGGTCGCGGAGAGTGAACGCTGCCCATATGCCGGCCGGACCGATGGGGTCCGTTTCAAGGCGTCCGGTGTCATGGCGTCCGCTCAGCGCGCGGGACTGAGCGCCTGGAGCAGCCGACCTTCCTCGTAGGCCAGGGCCGGCGCTATGAGCGCACCCTCGCGGCCGCTCAGCAGCACCGTCAGGGTTCCGGTGGCCGGTGCCCCGGGGGCGGGCTGCTCCCCGAGGCGACGCAGGGCCTGTGCGGCCACGGCGCCTGCCGAACCGTGCAGGACGAGCGGCGGGAGGCCGGGCTGCTGCACGGCGGCACGGATCCGCTCGGCGACGAGTTCGTAATGGGTGCAGCCCAGGACGACGGTCGTTACATCGTCGGGGGTCAGCGCGGCGGCCGCCGCGACGGCGGCGTCGATGGCCGCCTCGTCGGCGTGTTCCACCGCCTCGGCGAGCCCGTGGCAGGGCACCTCGGCGACCGTCACTCCGTCGGCGAACTGTGCGATGAGATTGCGCTGGTACGGGCTGCCGGTGGTGGCGGGTGTCGCCCAGATCGCGAAGGGGCCTCCGCCGGCCGCGGCCGGCTTGATCGCCGGGACCGTGCCGATGACCGGCAGGCCGGGTTCGAGGCGGGCGCGCAGGGCGGGCAGGGCGTGCACGGTCGCCGTGTTGCAGCCGACGATCAGGGCGTCGGGCCCGTGCGCGGCGGCCGCCTCGGCCACGGCCAGGGCACGCTCGGTCAGGTCCTCGGGGGTCCTGGGTCCCCAGGGCATGCCGTCGGGGTCCAGGGAGAGCACCAGATCTGCGTCGGGCCGCAGACGCCGTACCGCGACGGTGGCCGCCAGCAGGCCGATTCCGGAGTCCATGAGCGCGATCTTCACCCGGCCACGATAGACGATGGGCCCTTGCGGGCCGGTCCGGTGGGGCAGACTGCGCGAGTGAGCGCCATCGCGTGGACTGCCGCCGTATCACTCGCCGCCTGGTTGTGGCTGTTGCTCTGTCAGGGCTTCTTCTGGCGCACGGACGTCAGGCTGCCGCCCCGCGAGGATCCTGCCGACTGGCCGTCCGTCTGTGTCGTCGTCCCCGCGCGCGACGAGGCCGCCGTACTGCCCGCGAGCCTGCCGTCGCTGCTCGCACAGGAGTATCCGGGCCGGGCGGAGATCTTCCTCGTCGACGACGGCAGCTCGGACGGCACGGGAGACCTGGCCCGCGAACTGGCGGCCACGCACGGCGGGCTGCCCCTGACGGTCGGCTCACCCGGCGAACCGCCCACCGGCTGGACGGGCAAGCTGTGGGCCGTACGGCACGGCATCGGCCTGGCACGCGCGCGTGAGCCCGAATATCTGCTGCTGACGGACGCGGACATCGCGCATGCACCCGACAGCCTGCGGGAGTTGGTCGCCGCTGCGCACAGCGGTGGCTTCGACGTCGTCTCGCAGATGGCCCGGCTGCGGGTGGAGAGCGTGTGGGAGCGGCTCGTGGTGCCGGCCTTCGTCTATTTCTTCGCACAGCTGTACCCGTTCCGGCGGATCGGTGGGAAAGGGACGCGGACGGCGGCCGCGGCGGGCGGCTGCGTGCTGCTGCGTACGGAGGCGGCCGAGCGTGCTCGGATCCCTGACGCCATCCGCCACGCCGTCATCGACGACGTGGCGCTCGCGCGTGCGGTCAAGGGCAGGGGCGGGCGCATCTGGCTGGGGCTGGCCGAGCGGGTGGACAGCGTGCGGCCCTATCCGCGGCTGCACGACCTGTGGCGCATGGTGTCACGCAGCGCGTACGCACAGTTGCGGCACAACCCGCCGCTGCTCCTCGGGACGGTCGCCGGGCTGGCCGTGGTGTACCTGGTGCCGCCCGCGGCCCTGGTCGCGGGTGCGGCCACCGGGGACGGGGCGGCCGGGGTCCTCGGCGGTCTCGCGTGGCTGCTGATGGCGGGGACGTACGTCCCCATGCTCCGCTACTACCGCCAGCCGTTGTGGCTCGCTCCCCTGCTGCCGGTCACCGCGTTCCTCTATCTCCTCATGACGGTCGATTCCGCGGTGCAGCACTACAGGGGACGCGGTGCGGCCTGGAAGGGCCGCACCTACACGCGCCCGGACACCGTCGCGGACGAGCACCCTCTCTAGCGCGCCCGTATCCCGTCCGGGGGGGGCTCACTTCCTGCCGGGGGTCCAGTTCATCCCCCACCCGTAGGCGTAGTCGACCGTCCGCTGGGGACTCACCCCGCGCTCGGGCACCAGGTAACGGGCCTCGCGCTGGACGACCAGGTCATTGCCCGTGTTGGTGATCAGGGCGAGGGCGCAGACGGTCGAGGGAACGGTGCATTCGTCGAGCGAGAAGTCGATCGGGGCACCGAACTGCGGCTGCAGGGTGACCGTCGCATGCAGGTCGGCGAAGGAACGCGCGCCTTCGTAGATGGTCACGAAGACGAGGATCCGCCTGAAGTCCTGCTTGTGGTCGAGGTTGACGGTGAGGTTCTCACCGCTCGCGACCGCGCCCGTGCGGTCGTCGCCGTCCAGGTGGAGATACGGCGGCCGGTTCAGGGCTCCGAAGGAGTTGCCGAGGGCCTGTACGACGCCCTTGCTGCCGTCGGCGAGTTCGAACAGGGCACACAGATCGAGATCGAGGTCCGCGTGATGTGCGACCGCGCGGCCACGTTTGCTGCCCCATCCCGAGAACTGCTTGCGCACCTCCCAGTTGAGGTTCACTCGCATCGAGCCCGAGGTGCCGCCCTGCTTGGCCAGCGAGAC
Coding sequences:
- a CDS encoding GAF domain-containing protein → MSRDHVQSAERTDAEAAGPALTGAETPFLELLARGASSDAYDQPVLLARAEGRPAEAIAALEHAKLLALRVRADLEGRRRREAELSALFETAHDLAGLRDLDSVLRAIVQRARSLLGTDVAYLSLNDPDRGDTYMRVTEGSVAARFQQLRLGMGEGLGGLVAQTARPYVTDDYFKDDRFQHTHTIDTGVRDEGLVAILGVPLMLGHHVIGVLFAADRRARVFEREQIALLGSFAALAAAAIDTANLLTETRSALAGLERANEIIRDRSGVIERASDVHDRLAELVLRGGGVHDVAAAVSQVLDGTVDFTEAVDAPSAPLEASRAEGHAVRHEDDWIAAVTAGGELLGALVLRGHPGLDPVDQLTLERAAMVTSLLLLARRSAAEAEQRVRGELLDDLLDARDRDPRLLRERASRLHADLDATHVVLAARLDGTAPDADQEAAARRRLWSAASHLAATRHGLAAARDGGTVLLLPLTPGDIATDLARTTAHQLGTAVHEAVTVGASAPVQDLAAHPETVTAAYAEGRRCLEALRLLGRSGDGAAAEDFGFLGLLLAGDRDIAGFVDRTIGQVVAYDQRRGTDLLRTVDAYFTCGMSPARTKDELHVHVNTVAQRLERVARLLGDDWQSPARALEIQLALRLHRLSAPAQN
- a CDS encoding 3-hydroxybutyrate dehydrogenase, encoding MTPPSALPAPHTPSLDLGGCTALVTGAAGGIGRACALRLAAAGAKVRAVDRDATGLESLAEQAGGLAGAVEPHVLDLTDLDAAEHAAAGTDVLVNNAGLQLVRPIEEFPTDVFHTVLTVMLEAPFRLVRGALPHMYGQGWGRIVNVSSVHGLRASAYKSAYVAAKHGLEGLSKTAALEGAPHGVTSNCVNPAYVRTPLVEKQLADQARAHGVPAERVLAEVLLQDSAVKRLIEPEEVAEAVAYLCSPQASFVTGTSLVLDGGWTAH
- a CDS encoding NUDIX domain-containing protein; translation: MPTPDFIREIRATSGHQLLWLPGVSAVVFDDEGRILLGQRSDNLEWALISGIPDPGEQPAAAVVREVYEETGVECVVERLVAVRSGGQVTYPNGDICQFMDICFRARAVSGEARVNDDESLQVGWFALDALPPLTEYHHFRIKQALCDEPTWFDPMSSE
- the lnt gene encoding apolipoprotein N-acyltransferase, with the protein product MTVTATSVDESDQLQPQAAPASRSARLVRLVPALAAALSGVLLYVSFPPRTLWWLAVPAFAGFGWVLRGRSWKAGLGLGYLFGLGFLLPLLVWTGVEVGSGPWLALVAIEAIFVALVGAGVTLVSKLPAWPVWAAAMWIAGEAARARVPFNGFPWGKVAFGQADGVFLPLAAVGGTPVLGFAVVLCGFGLYEVVRLAQDARRNRDVRRSAAAVALLSLAVPVAGAVAARSLVSDNAEDGSSTVAVIQGNVPRSGLEFNAQRRAVLDYHARETLRLAAEVKAGKIAKPDFVLWPENSSDVDPFDNADAYAVIDGAAKAIGVPISVGGVVERDGKLYNEQILWDPRKGPLDTYDKRQIQPFGEYLPLRSLIGAINSNWTSMVRQDFSRGTKPGVFTMDHAKVGLVTCYEAAFDWAVRSEVTDGAQIISVPSNNATFDRSEMTYQQLAMSRVRAVEHSRTVTVPVTSGVSAIIMPDGKITQKTGMFVADHLVQKVPLRSSETPATRLGTLPEMALVLVAAGGLGWAIGAGVRGRRARSV
- a CDS encoding O-antigen ligase, yielding MVLGACATWSLITATVHDGRPEGVLLAVLAVAAGYAAGRICGALLPVAAPCAGALAGIGLAVAVPHLAPGPQIVAPLGHAGATAALLTLCAGATCCAAWAAESRPLRLAMGALAVGITVTAAALGSTSGFVTCTAVLLCSLAAGRMHNRGPGIAGLALVAALVTGLTWDVAGNTLPEGLITSLEGQLTQHRVQLWQDALHLAHRNAAVGVGPERFGELSTTATRTLLSDGKPHSAVLQQAAEQGVVGVVLLGASFCWVLHALWRSPRPTPVVLTAGAALTALAAIAAVGNALSFTAVSVGAGLLAGLATARPLADESPQQKVDVRPRGDRLTP
- a CDS encoding glutamate racemase, whose product is MKIALMDSGIGLLAATVAVRRLRPDADLVLSLDPDGMPWGPRTPEDLTERALAVAEAAAAHGPDALIVGCNTATVHALPALRARLEPGLPVIGTVPAIKPAAAGGGPFAIWATPATTGSPYQRNLIAQFADGVTVAEVPCHGLAEAVEHADEAAIDAAVAAAAALTPDDVTTVVLGCTHYELVAERIRAAVQQPGLPPLVLHGSAGAVAAQALRRLGEQPAPGAPATGTLTVLLSGREGALIAPALAYEEGRLLQALSPAR
- a CDS encoding glycosyltransferase, with translation MGQTARVSAIAWTAAVSLAAWLWLLLCQGFFWRTDVRLPPREDPADWPSVCVVVPARDEAAVLPASLPSLLAQEYPGRAEIFLVDDGSSDGTGDLARELAATHGGLPLTVGSPGEPPTGWTGKLWAVRHGIGLARAREPEYLLLTDADIAHAPDSLRELVAAAHSGGFDVVSQMARLRVESVWERLVVPAFVYFFAQLYPFRRIGGKGTRTAAAAGGCVLLRTEAAERARIPDAIRHAVIDDVALARAVKGRGGRIWLGLAERVDSVRPYPRLHDLWRMVSRSAYAQLRHNPPLLLGTVAGLAVVYLVPPAALVAGAATGDGAAGVLGGLAWLLMAGTYVPMLRYYRQPLWLAPLLPVTAFLYLLMTVDSAVQHYRGRGAAWKGRTYTRPDTVADEHPL